The following DNA comes from Gadus macrocephalus chromosome 5, ASM3116895v1.
ACAGCGCGGCCAGCGTGGCCGGCAACCTGctggtcctcctcctgctgctgctggaccgcGAGCTGCGGGCCGAGGCGTCGGCGCTCAGCCTCAGCCTGGCGCTCGCCGACCTCGGCCTGGGCCTCAGCGTGCTGCCGCTGGCCGCCCACAGCAGCCTggccgggggcggcggggccGGCCCGGGGCCCCCGCTGTGCCAGGCGGCGGGCTTCCTGTCGGTGCTGCTGCGGACGGCGTCGCTGCACTCCCTGGCGTGGCTCACGCTGGGCCGCTGCTCCCAGCTCTGCCTGGCGCTGGGCCCCGGGCGGCTGTGGGCGGGCCGCCGCACCCTgggcccgctgctgctgctctgggcctTCTGCCTGCTCACCGCCGCGCTGCCGCTGCTGGGCGTGGGCCGCTACGCCTACAGCCGCACCACCTTCCTGTGCGGCCccgaggcggaggcggcggcggcgggggcgggggggcggggcttcagccTGTACGTGCTGCTGGTGGGCGCGCTGCTGCCGCTGGGGGCCGTGTGCGCGCTGCAGGCCTGCATGGCCGCCACGGCCCGGAGGCAGGCGCGGCGCGGCACCTTCGCCTGCAACCGGGACCACTGCTTCTACGTCCCCGCCAGCAGCTACAGCCGCACCGCAGGCCTGCTGCTCGCCACCTCAGGTCAGTGCACAGCCCGCCCTATTGGTCAGCCTCGGGACCATGGACCCGCCCTATTGGTCAGCCTCTGGACTATAGACCCGCCCTATTGGTCAGCCTCGGGACTATAGACCCGCCCTATTGGTCAGCCTCGGGATTATAGACCCGCCCTATTGGTCAGCCTCGGGACTATAGACCCGCCCTATTGGTCAGCCTCGGGACCTTAGTCCCGCCCTATTGGTCAGCCTCAGGACCTTAGTCCGGCCCTATTGGTCAGCCTCAGGACCTTAGTCCCGCCCTATTGGTCAGCCTCAGGACCTTAGTCCCGCCCTATTGGTCAGCCTCAGGACCACAGTCCCGCCCTATTGGTCAGCCTCAGGACCACAGTCCCACCCTATTGGTCAGCCTCGGGACTATAGACCCGCCCTATTGGTCAGCCTCGGGATTATAGACCCGCCCTATTGGTCAGCCTCGGGACTATAGACCCGCCCTATTGGTCAGCCTCGGGACCTTAGTCCCGCCCTATTGGTCAGCCTCGGGACCTTAGTCCCGCCCTATTGGTCAGCCTCAGGGCCTTAGTCCCGCCCTATTGGTCAGCCTCAGGACCTTAGTCCCGCCCTATTGGTCAGCCTCAGGGCCTTAGTCCCGCCCTATTGGTCAGCCTCAGGACCTTAGTCCCGCCCTATTGGTCACCTTCAGGACAATAACCTTTCCCCATTGGTCAGCCTGAGGATAATAACCTTTCCCCATTGCCCAGTCAATACTCCTTCCCTATTGGTCAGCCATGAGCATTTTAAAGGGTAGCTATGTCCTACGTTTGAGAGCATATCTCTGTTCACGTCCGCCGTCGGTACGCTTCCTTAAGTTATGCAGTCTCTGCCCTGATGGGAGCTGGGCCAACATCCTCAACATTTATCATGCAGTCCGTACCGGTTtgtgctcttgtgtgtgtgcgtgcgtgatcgCGCCCGTCTGTCGGTGTGCGTGTGccagggtgtgtgttggtgtgctggCTGCCCTACATCTGCGTGGGCGTGTACCAGGCGGTGGGGGGGCAGGCCGTCCCGGCGGAGGTGAGCTGCCTGTCAGCCGGTCTGCTGCTGTGCTGCCCCTCCCTCAACCCCTGGAGCTTCTCCATGAGCCACacgtaagaccccccccccccctcctcatcatcatcatcaccaccataaCGCCCTTCACTTACTGCAGATTGACCACCAAataaaggttgtgtgtgtgtgtgtgtgtgtgtgtgtgtgtgtgtgtgtgtgtgtgtctctccctctctgtgtgtgtgtgtgtgtgtgtgtgtgtgtgtgtgtgtgtgtgtgtgtgtgtgtgtgtgtgtgtgtgtgtgtgtgtgtgtgtctctccctctctgtgtgtgtgtgtgtgtgtgtgtgtgtgtgtgtgtgtgtgtgtgtgtctctccctctctgtgtgtgtgtgtgtgtgtgtgtgtgtgtgtgtgtgtgtgtgtgtgtgtgtgtgtgtgtgtgtgtctctccctctctgtgtgtgtgtgtgtgtgtgtgtgtgtgtgtgtgtgtgtgtgtgtgtgtgtgtgtgtgtgtttttgtctctccctctgtgtgtgtgtgtgtgtgtgtgtgtgtgtgtgtgtgtgtgtgtgtctctcccctgtgtgtgtgtgtgtgtgtgtgtgtgtgtgtgtgtgagcagcagcTACAGGGCCGCCCTGAGGAGGGCCGTTGCCAGGGTAACTCCGGTGTTCTACCGATCAGGAAAGACGCCCCAGAGTCCACCACAGAGCTCCGCCCACTTAACAACGGacctggccaatcacagcccagcGGCGACCACCCTAcatccgccgccgccgccgctgaccccgccccccccagtgacctctgacctccgccTACCTGGTTGACGACCTCGAGGTAGAGGGCCAGGGTGGTGCTGGGGTCCAGTCCGCACATCTTCCACTGGCAGGTCCCCCCCGTGCCgatctcctgcacacacacacacacacacacacattaatacacacacacacacacaaatacacaaacattactacacacacacgcacaaacattaacacatacacacacacacacattaagacacacaaacacacgcacacatacatacacacacacacacacacacacaggcatacattaatacacacaaacacacacaaacacacaatacagacaaacacacacaccctaatacAGACATTAATGCAttgccaacacaaacacatatacatcattacacacacacacacacacacacacacacacacacacacatctacacacgtacatgaacacacacacacacacacacacacacacacacacacacacacaccaatacaaacacagaaaccCCCCCAGAGCTGACTCACGTTCTCGGAGACACAGGGTCCCTTGGCGTTGAGGGACACGCACGGACCGATGGCCCCCGACACCTTGATCTCCctggaggtctgggggggggggggggggggggagacatcaTCACAACGCACTGTTACCACGACGATCACTACTGTTACCACGACTACCACTACTATTACCACTACTATCCCCATGACTCAgtaccatccccaccaccaccaccaccacacaactACCACTTCTCTTACAAACCGATTATTAAATACATGTTATATTCAGACTGTTAATATTGTATAGTTTAATTGAGGTTCTAAAGATGTGATCACACCGTTCTGATTGTTAAGATGTGATCATACATTCTGATTGTTAAAAGGTGATCACATCCATTCTGATTTTTAAAATGTGATCACATCCATTCTGATTGTCGAAAGGTGATCACACCCATTCTGATTCTTAAGATGTGATCACACATTCTGATTGTTAAAAGGTGATCACACCCATTCTGATTGTTAAGATGTGATCACACATTCTGATTGTTAAAAGGTGATCACACCCATTCTGATTGTTAAGATGTGATCACACATTCTGATTGTTAAAAGGTGATCACACCCATTCTGATTGTTAAGATGTGATCACACATTCTGATTGTTAAAAGGTGATCACATCCATTCTGATTGTTGTTAGGATGTGATCTCATCCATTCTGATTTAAAATGTTATAACCACATCCATTCTGATTTAAAAGGTTGTAATCACATCCATTCTGATTGGTAAATGGGATCATCACCTCCATTCTGATGATCTTTGATCAGCTGATTGTATTCTGATATATCGTGGATATGTATTGATCACAGAACACAGCAATGCTTCTCTCCGGCTGACAATTCCTCTGAATGTGATTGGACATGAACAAATTAACCAATGGAGGTTAAACATGCGACATGAAGTGTAATTGGTGGAAATTCATGATTCCCAAATGTTCAATGTAAGGGTGATGGTTAACTGATGAATAAAACTAAATTCTTCAAATTAAAACTAGTATTTCATGTGGGCAGCCAATAGTGCATCAAATCTATATTTAACATACTGTATATGAAGTGTGTATGAACATATAGCAAGTAGTATATATATGAAGTATAAATGGACATATTTGAAGTCTACATGAACATATATGAAGTATATATGAACATATATGAAATACATATGaatatatagcatataacctatatatgaatgtatatgaAGTATATATGAACGTATATGAAGTATATATTCACGCACGCTCCCCAATTTCCCGAGTTTGGGATCTCAATCCTGGGATGTTGCCCGATATCCCGAGATAGAGAACCAACCAAATTGCACCATCTTAGGAGgctcacgtgtagcatatactaataaCTTATATCAAGTACATATGAACATACAGTATATCAAGTACATATGAACATACAGTATATCAAGTACATATGAACATACAGTATATCAAGTACATATGAACAAATATCAAGTATATATGAACATATATCAAGTAAACATGAACGTATATGAAGCATATATGAAGTATATTTAGACGTATATCAAGTATATATGAAGTATATATGAAGGTATATGAAGTATATACGGACG
Coding sequences within:
- the LOC132457338 gene encoding melatonin receptor type 1B-A, which translates into the protein MEAWASGVFAALAALNSAASVAGNLLVLLLLLLDRELRAEASALSLSLALADLGLGLSVLPLAAHSSLAGGGGAGPGPPLCQAAGFLSVLLRTASLHSLAWLTLGRCSQLCLALGPGRLWAGRRTLGPLLLLWAFCLLTAALPLLGVGRYAYSRTTFLCGPEAEAAAAGAGGRGFSLYVLLVGALLPLGAVCALQACMAATARRQARRGTFACNRDHCFYVPASSYSRTAGLLLATSGCVLVCWLPYICVGVYQAVGGQAVPAEVSCLSAGLLLCCPSLNPWSFSMSHTSYRAALRRAVARVTPVFYRSGKTPQSPPQSSAHLTTDLANHSPAATTLHPPPPPLTPPPPVTSDLRLPG